The uncultured Trichococcus sp. DNA window TTAGAAAACAAATCAAACCGCATTGTCGCATTCTTAAACTTATAAAAAATGGAGGAATAAATTAATGACTATTAAATTTAACAAAACAGAATTGTTTGCAGAAGCAAAAGCTAAATTGTCTGCAGTATTATCAAACCCAGAAAGCACAGAAGCTGATCAGACAGCTGCGTACCAAAATTATTTGAACGTGATGGAGGCTGAAATCGTGAAATCTGTTTCCAGCCAAGTGAATAACGAAATGCTGGACCGTAGCATCTTGCAACAACGTGGTCAAAACGTATTAACGTCTGAAGAAACTAAGTTCTTCGCGGCTGCCGTCGTTGAAGGTGGCTTTACTGACGATGCTATCTTGCCAGAAACGACTCAAGAACGTGTATTCGAAGACCTGACTACTGAACATCCATTACTTGCTGCTTTAGGCTTGCAAGACTTGGGTGCTTTGACTCGCTTCATTTACTCGGATGCAACTAAGACGTATGTGTGGGGACCGTTGTTTGGTGGTATTGCTGGACAAATTAACGCAGCCTTTAAAGAAAAATCTATCGGCCAAATGAAGCTGACAGCTTTCGCAGTTATTCCAGACGATATGTTGGTTCTCGGTCCGGTATGGGTCGAACGTTATGTTCGTACAGTAATCGTCGAATCTTACTCGGTTGGTTTGGAAAATGGCTTCGTTAAAGGAACGGGTACTAATCAGCCTATCGGTCTGATGAAAGATGTAAATCCTCTTACGTTTGCAGTAACTGACAAAGTTTCACAAGGTGTTTTAACATTTGAGCCAAGCGTAAACGGGGAAACAATTTCAAACGAACTTTATCAAGTTGTGTCTGCCTTGTCTAAAAATGCTGAAGGTAAAGCCAGAAAAGTTGGTGGCAAAGTGGTGATGGTTGTCAATCCGATTGCCGCAATTGGTGTACAAATGCGTAATACAATTCAAACCGCCAACGGTCAATGGGTAACTGCTTTGCCATACAACATTGAAATTGTAGAGTCGGAGGAAGTTCCAGATAATAAAGCTATTTTCTTCGTAAAAGGTCAATACATTGCAGCTATCGCTGGCGGTTACAAATTTAAAAAATTCGATCAAACGCTTGCTATCGAAGATGCTATTTTGTACACCATCAAACAATTCGCGAACGGCATGCCAAAAGATAACAATGCTGCTCTTGTTTATGATTTGGCCTTAGGCTTCACACCACTTACTACATCAACCACAACTGGTGTCTAATAAGGAGCTGATTTAATTGGCTATTACAGATCAAATTATTTTCGAATTCAAGGATCGGATGCGCATTGGGGACTACGAGGATGACAATCTGAAACGCATCCTAGAAGCTTGTGAACAGGATTTGATTTCCAAATGTGGCAACTACAACATAATATCTGACTCCGTCTTCAGGGAATTGGTTTTCGAGAGAGCGCGTTATGTTTATAACGACGCTCTCGAATTTTTTAACACGAACTTCCAAAGCCAAATCAATGCTTTGGGAATGGAAAAAGCTCTGTCCATGATACTGGTTGATGCCGATGGCAATGAAATTGAGGTGGTCCAAGAGTGATCTCCACCACATACAAACCGCCACGCTTAAACAATGGCGATTTTCGGACGAAAGTAGAGTTTTACGAATATGTGCCAACCGAAGGGCCGGAAGCTGGCGAAGAGATCAAGAATACACTTTTCGTCGCATTCGCGAAAATTGATGAAGTTTGGATGCGCGACCTGGAGTTGGCGAAATACAACGGTACGGTATCCGATTTGACGATCAGC harbors:
- a CDS encoding phage major capsid protein, translated to MTIKFNKTELFAEAKAKLSAVLSNPESTEADQTAAYQNYLNVMEAEIVKSVSSQVNNEMLDRSILQQRGQNVLTSEETKFFAAAVVEGGFTDDAILPETTQERVFEDLTTEHPLLAALGLQDLGALTRFIYSDATKTYVWGPLFGGIAGQINAAFKEKSIGQMKLTAFAVIPDDMLVLGPVWVERYVRTVIVESYSVGLENGFVKGTGTNQPIGLMKDVNPLTFAVTDKVSQGVLTFEPSVNGETISNELYQVVSALSKNAEGKARKVGGKVVMVVNPIAAIGVQMRNTIQTANGQWVTALPYNIEIVESEEVPDNKAIFFVKGQYIAAIAGGYKFKKFDQTLAIEDAILYTIKQFANGMPKDNNAALVYDLALGFTPLTTSTTTGV
- a CDS encoding phage gp6-like head-tail connector protein — protein: MAITDQIIFEFKDRMRIGDYEDDNLKRILEACEQDLISKCGNYNIISDSVFRELVFERARYVYNDALEFFNTNFQSQINALGMEKALSMILVDADGNEIEVVQE